A region of Mugil cephalus isolate CIBA_MC_2020 chromosome 3, CIBA_Mcephalus_1.1, whole genome shotgun sequence DNA encodes the following proteins:
- the polr2m gene encoding protein GRINL1A isoform X5 — MLRYGSGRTVSTTTTTTEDSEESSSERRIRRLRLTLHAGDNGNKDPKPANSDTTDKEKDVNGRWKKKNGLVQRERPAGRESPQPHLGDMTNGVPENSLQHHGPKVYGVVQRTGSDRQQELMAREWTVSHLHDEMRYIKEVRDSLEKVRERMYGQFGGMQQSMQKLSQEIRTSNLHRRSLESEVKVRTAAMENFDQMNSSLISANIDLQKSVLENCQSRVQLKEEVKSLRSTCDKTQEKLRDKEQELAAAQAENQALRHQVESSQKTNSQALQELSEKLQREYEEKLQQEQQKHREEIEKLQAQLDEYIRRLEEAERNIQIGEAKIAERDQRIIEVERLLDCMGKEKGQLQKKLQECEQRLRLMELTDKTDATAAKRSKELQSEVTDLRERIKHLNDMVFCQQRKVKGMIEEVESLRAKVAQKDMFISELLDRIAIVECENRQREVLETREIGVGCDLLPSRLLGSNSSAPSGPPSVSPSSESESNVSRVQPGRDEVDIETNSDTRSSQDKPTSSSSLSQPRSRTPQVYTPFMKLMEMTAQINIE, encoded by the exons atGCTTCGCTACGGTTCAGGACGAACTgtttccaccaccaccaccacaacagaGGACTCTGAGGAGTCTTCAAGTGAG aggaGGATCAGGCGCCTGAGGTTAACTCTACACGCGGGAGATAATGGAAACAAGGATCCAAAACCTGCCAACTCAGACACA actgacaaagaaaaagatgtcAATGgcagatggaagaagaagaacgggCTGGTCCAACGAGAGAGGCCGGCTGGCAGGGAGTCACCTCAGCCG CACCTCGGAGACATGACCAATGGGGTGCCAGAGAACTCGTTGCAGCATCATGGGCCTAAAGTGTACGGCGTAGTGCAGAGGACGGGCTCGGACAGGCAGCAGGAGCTGATGGCGCGTGAGTGGACCGTCAGTCACCTTCATGATGAGATGAGGTACATCAAGGAG GTGAGAGACTCCCTGGAGAAGGTGAGAGAGCGGATGTACGGGCAGTTTGGAGGAATGCAGCAATCAATGCAGAAGCTATCACAGGAAATAAGG ACCTCCAACTTACACCGGAGGAGTCTGGAGTCAGAGGTTAAGGTTCGTACAGCAGCCATGGAGAACTTTGATCAGATGAACAGCTCCCTTATATCTGCTAACATTGACCTTCAG AAATCCGTTCTGGAGAACTGTCAGAGTCGAGTGCAGCTgaaagaggaggtgaagagtTTGCGGAGCACCTgtgacaaaacacaagaaaagctCAGAGACAAGGAGCAGGAGCTGGCTGCAGCACAGGCAGAAAACCAAGCGCTGAGACATCAG GTGGAgtcttcacagaaaacaaacagtcaggCGCTGCAGGAGCTTTCTGAAAAACTGCAGAGGGAGTATgaggaaaagctgcagcaggaacaacagaaacacagggaGGAGATTGAAAAGCTACAG gctcaactcGATGAGTACATCAGGCGActggaggaagcagagagaaacATCCAGATAGGAGAGGCCAAGATTGCCGAGAGAGACCAGAGGATCATTGAAGTGGAGCGTCTCCTGGACTGTATGGGAAAG GAGAAGGGTCAACTCCAAAAGAAGCTTCAGGAGTGTGAACAGCGTCTACGTCTGATGGAGCTGACAGATAAAACGGATGCAACTGCAGCCAAAAG GtccaaagagctgcagagtgaAGTCACGGATCTACGGGAGAGAATTAAACACTTGAACGACATGGTGTTCTGTCAGCAGAGGAAAGTCAAGGGAATGATTGAGGAG GTTGAATCCCTGCGGGCTAAAGTTGCTCAGAAGGATATGTTCATCTCTGAGCTTCTGGACAGAATTGCAATAGTGGAGTGTGAG AATAGGCAACGAGAGGTTTTGGAAACCAGGGAGATAGGAGTAGGCTGTGATCTACTCCCCAG TCGCTTACTGGGGTCCAACTCCTCAGCACCGAGTGGTCCGCCCTCCGTCAGTCCCTCATCTGAGTCTGAATCTAATGTGAGTCGTGTCCAGCCTGGAAGGGACGAGGTGGACATAGAAACAAACTCAGATACGCGATCCAGCCAAGACAAGCCCACTTCATCCTCGTCCCTTTCTCAACCAAGATCGAGAACACCTCAAGTTTATACACCGTTCATGAAACTCATGGAAATGACAGCACAGATAAACATAGAGTAA